From a single Rickettsia endosymbiont of Cantharis rufa genomic region:
- a CDS encoding IS3 family transposase: MEVRPRIARLIKEANLLCKTKRKFKAITDSNHNKQIAPNLLNREFTVYAANCYWVGDITYVPTGEGWLYLATVIDLFSRKIIGWSMSNNMRADLVNNALLMAIWQRKPAKGLIWHTDRGSQYCSDSHLKIIKQHGIKQSMGRKGNCLDNAVAESFFHTIKTELMYQYKFKTKEEAKYAIFEYIEVFYNRIRMYSANDYLSPVRYEEIQNCT; the protein is encoded by the coding sequence ATGGAGGTGCGACCACGCATTGCAAGACTAATAAAAGAAGCTAATTTGCTATGTAAAACTAAACGTAAATTTAAAGCCATTACTGACTCTAATCATAATAAGCAAATTGCTCCTAATTTATTAAATAGAGAGTTTACAGTTTATGCTGCTAATTGTTATTGGGTTGGAGACATAACCTATGTGCCAACTGGTGAAGGCTGGCTATATTTAGCAACTGTTATTGATCTATTTTCTAGAAAAATTATAGGATGGTCTATGAGTAATAACATGAGAGCTGATTTGGTTAATAATGCTTTATTAATGGCAATATGGCAACGTAAACCAGCAAAAGGGCTTATTTGGCATACTGATAGAGGTAGTCAATATTGTTCTGATAGTCATTTAAAAATTATAAAACAACATGGTATCAAACAGAGTATGGGTCGTAAAGGAAATTGCTTGGATAATGCTGTTGCTGAAAGTTTCTTTCATACTATAAAAACAGAATTAATGTATCAATATAAATTTAAAACTAAGGAGGAAGCAAAATATGCCATATTTGAATATATAGAGGTATTTTATAACCGTATCAGAATGTATTCTGCTAACGATTATTTATCACCAGTAAGATATGAAGAGATACAAAATTGCACTTAA
- a CDS encoding IS1 family transposase, with amino-acid sequence MNHSINTIEVIIAPEIDEQWSYVQNKSKQRWL; translated from the coding sequence ATAAATCATTCTATCAATACGATAGAAGTAATTATTGCTCCTGAAATAGATGAACAATGGTCTTATGTACAGAATAAATCCAAACAAAGATGGCTTTGA
- a CDS encoding IS1-like element transposase: MSINGSGVRDTVRVLKVGINTVIRVLKKI, encoded by the coding sequence ATGTCAATCAATGGCTCTGGAGTTAGGGATACAGTAAGAGTATTAAAAGTGGGTATCAATACGGTTATCCGTGTTTTAAAAAAAATCTAG